From the genome of Paraburkholderia flava, one region includes:
- a CDS encoding VOC family protein: MAKLIHTMIRVQDLQRSLRFYQQAFGLDVSHRLDFPDFTLAYLRNAETDTEIELTWNKGHDEPYTHGDGYGHVAVCVDDVRTERQRLIDLGYTPNDLREFHADDGALIARYFFIQDPDGYKIEVLERHGHYG, from the coding sequence ATGGCCAAACTGATCCACACGATGATCCGCGTTCAGGATCTGCAGCGATCGCTGCGGTTCTATCAGCAGGCGTTCGGTCTCGACGTCTCGCACAGGCTCGATTTTCCCGACTTCACGCTCGCGTATCTGCGCAACGCGGAAACCGACACCGAGATCGAGCTGACGTGGAACAAAGGACACGATGAGCCGTACACGCACGGCGACGGCTATGGCCACGTGGCCGTGTGCGTCGACGACGTGCGGACCGAACGGCAACGTCTGATCGATCTCGGCTACACACCGAACGATCTGCGCGAATTCCACGCCGACGACGGCGCGCTGATTGCACGTTACTTCTTCATTCAAGACCCAGACGGCTACAAGATCGAAGTGCTGGAGCGTCACGGCCACTACGGATGA
- a CDS encoding ribbon-helix-helix domain-containing protein, with product MCNIYINADPILYESRTRSLRIHGVITTVRLENLFWDVLHEIASREGLTTSQFAVKLYDELVTLRGEVPGNFASFLRVCCLRYLSMRADKSGAAPSASTPLPAEATRPRILKTV from the coding sequence ATGTGCAATATCTACATCAACGCCGACCCGATCCTGTACGAGTCGCGGACCCGTTCGCTGCGGATTCACGGCGTCATCACGACCGTGCGGCTCGAAAACCTGTTCTGGGACGTGCTGCACGAAATCGCGTCGCGCGAAGGGCTGACCACGAGTCAGTTCGCCGTGAAGCTCTACGACGAACTGGTCACGTTGCGCGGCGAGGTGCCGGGCAACTTCGCATCGTTCCTGCGGGTGTGCTGTCTGCGCTATCTGTCGATGCGGGCCGACAAAAGCGGCGCGGCGCCGTCCGCGTCTACGCCGCTGCCAGCCGAGGCGACGCGGCCGCGGATTCTGAAGACCGTGTAA
- a CDS encoding SH3 domain-containing protein — MHRLFVRVALMAALGASLSPGTASAQSQAYTTASVNVRAGPASDYPVVAQLPGGAAVSVMGCVSGYTWCDVTVPGVRGWVYGGNLSSAYQGNPVPLMSYGPTIGLPIVVFSLNTYWGSYYRNRPWYRDRSRWANRPPPRPRPPIHGGRPPGNGNGYRPGPRPGQGNARPPGQRPQPGQGAGRPGRPGGSQGGGVRPGRPSPGAQPGGGRPGGGQGRPGQGRPSQGNARPPGGRQ, encoded by the coding sequence ATGCACAGACTGTTTGTCCGCGTCGCGCTGATGGCCGCACTAGGCGCAAGCCTGTCGCCAGGCACGGCATCCGCGCAAAGCCAGGCTTACACGACCGCGTCGGTGAATGTCCGAGCCGGCCCCGCATCCGACTATCCAGTCGTCGCACAGTTGCCGGGCGGCGCGGCCGTGTCGGTGATGGGATGCGTGAGCGGCTACACGTGGTGCGACGTGACGGTGCCCGGCGTGCGCGGCTGGGTCTACGGCGGCAACCTCAGCTCTGCGTATCAGGGTAACCCGGTGCCTCTGATGAGCTACGGGCCCACGATCGGGCTGCCGATCGTCGTGTTCTCGCTCAATACGTATTGGGGCAGCTACTACCGGAATCGTCCGTGGTATCGGGATCGCTCGCGCTGGGCGAATCGTCCGCCGCCGCGTCCGCGTCCACCGATTCACGGCGGCCGGCCGCCAGGCAACGGCAACGGATATCGACCCGGACCGCGACCCGGCCAGGGCAACGCGCGTCCACCGGGACAGCGGCCACAACCGGGTCAAGGTGCGGGTAGGCCTGGACGGCCGGGTGGATCTCAAGGTGGCGGCGTGCGTCCGGGACGTCCTAGCCCTGGTGCGCAACCGGGCGGTGGTCGACCAGGTGGTGGTCAGGGCCGCCCAGGTCAGGGGCGCCCTTCACAGGGCAATGCGCGGCCACCTGGCGGGCGGCAATAG
- a CDS encoding MFS transporter — MDSRIYWLAAMVFLAGIDENICIGILPAISADLHVSLASAGQLTTIFSCVFALTAFGLSLRIARSDRKRLLLAALGVFAASNLLAAASQGYALLFAARIAMAASCATAILVATRVAADLAPADARGRAIGIVFMGISGSLVLGVPVGMTIADFAGWRAVFVAIALPVLPLAVYLASRLPESRPAVSAALSLNAYRKQLAHPKMLCAQLVSVAMIGGHFTLFAYLTPYLQTRLAPSAAALTLLYAAFGIAGVTGAWLGGWFSDRAGAARALVACPAVFLLAMATLPLTGRSATLFVPAMMVWGCISWSISPIVQNYLIRSAPAAADANVGINVSAMHLGVALGAGAGGVLVERGALLATPWAGCAIVALALMLAWVSTRTATPVDAQTRPGRIADA, encoded by the coding sequence ATGGACTCGCGCATCTACTGGCTGGCGGCGATGGTGTTTCTCGCCGGCATCGACGAAAACATCTGCATCGGCATTCTGCCGGCCATTTCGGCCGATCTGCACGTCTCGCTCGCGTCCGCCGGGCAACTCACCACGATCTTCTCCTGCGTGTTCGCGCTGACCGCGTTCGGGCTGTCGCTACGCATTGCGCGAAGCGATCGCAAGCGGTTGCTGCTCGCGGCGCTCGGCGTATTCGCGGCGAGCAATCTGCTGGCGGCCGCCAGTCAAGGCTATGCGCTGCTGTTCGCGGCGCGCATCGCGATGGCGGCCAGTTGCGCGACCGCGATTCTCGTCGCGACCCGCGTCGCCGCCGATCTCGCCCCCGCCGACGCACGCGGCCGCGCGATCGGCATCGTATTCATGGGCATCAGCGGATCGCTGGTGCTCGGTGTACCGGTCGGCATGACGATCGCGGATTTTGCGGGCTGGCGCGCGGTGTTCGTCGCGATCGCGCTGCCGGTGCTGCCGCTCGCGGTCTACCTTGCGTCACGGTTGCCCGAGTCGCGGCCTGCTGTCTCGGCCGCACTCTCGTTGAACGCTTACCGTAAGCAGCTCGCGCATCCGAAGATGCTGTGCGCGCAGCTCGTGTCGGTTGCGATGATCGGCGGGCACTTCACGCTGTTCGCGTATCTGACGCCTTATCTGCAGACACGGCTCGCGCCTTCGGCCGCCGCGCTGACGCTGCTGTATGCGGCGTTTGGCATCGCGGGTGTGACAGGCGCATGGCTCGGTGGATGGTTTTCGGATCGCGCAGGTGCGGCACGCGCGCTGGTCGCGTGTCCGGCGGTATTTCTGCTGGCGATGGCGACGCTGCCGCTCACGGGCCGCAGCGCCACGCTGTTCGTTCCCGCGATGATGGTATGGGGCTGCATCAGCTGGTCGATCTCGCCGATCGTGCAGAACTACCTGATCCGCAGCGCACCGGCGGCTGCGGATGCGAACGTCGGCATCAACGTGTCGGCGATGCATCTGGGAGTCGCGCTCGGCGCGGGGGCTGGCGGTGTGCTGGTCGAACGCGGCGCGCTGCTCGCGACGCCGTGGGCCGGGTGCGCGATCGTCGCGCTGGCGTTAATGCTTGCGTGGGTGTCGACGCGGACGGCCACGCCCGTCGATGCACAAACCAGGCCCGGCCGGATCGCGGACGCCTGA
- a CDS encoding tat (twin-arginine translocation) pathway signal sequence, with amino-acid sequence MTIKTIPIQPEASVQQAAPPRIALTRREWLKGTGVLMGTLAFSSVLTTLAPSRVWAVELQGLDSHQGEVLLTFTRQLYPHPTLDNAVYALVVKDLDGKARKDPAVRRQLADGVQQLDALGHASWTTRSPEQQAQDVAALAGTPFFTTVRSTAIVSLYSNDMAYAHFGYGASEGDAGYLHKGFNDLSWLPDPPADESGPIPSDS; translated from the coding sequence ATGACAATAAAGACTATCCCCATACAACCAGAAGCCTCCGTGCAGCAGGCAGCGCCGCCGCGCATCGCGCTGACACGGCGCGAATGGCTCAAAGGCACCGGTGTGCTGATGGGCACACTCGCATTTTCGTCGGTGCTCACGACGCTCGCGCCGAGCCGCGTATGGGCAGTCGAGCTGCAGGGCCTCGACTCGCATCAGGGCGAAGTGCTGCTCACGTTCACGAGACAACTCTATCCGCATCCCACGCTAGACAACGCGGTTTACGCACTCGTCGTGAAGGATCTCGACGGCAAGGCGCGCAAGGATCCGGCCGTGCGCCGCCAGCTCGCGGACGGCGTGCAGCAGCTCGATGCGCTCGGACACGCATCGTGGACCACGCGCTCGCCCGAGCAGCAGGCGCAGGACGTCGCCGCGCTCGCTGGTACGCCGTTCTTCACGACGGTGCGCAGCACCGCGATCGTGTCGCTGTACAGCAATGACATGGCGTACGCGCATTTCGGCTACGGCGCATCGGAAGGCGATGCGGGCTATCTGCACAAGGGCTTCAACGATCTGTCGTGGCTGCCCGACCCTCCCGCCGACGAGAGCGGCCCGATTCCCTCGGATAGCTGA
- a CDS encoding alkaline phosphatase family protein, with protein sequence MFQISVVNRSSSIAEREMHRVVRAINRQIAEDFEPYWAFGGRLRVDGPAGPSASLDQLAELRGDAILYVVDSAASPDALGYHARDLAGIPYGFVYLDLCRALGDEWSTTLSHEALELIGDPQCNLLVQGPNPDAPARTVYHYFEMCDAVQGQSYEIDGVSVSNFVLPPYFAVGTDDSVRNDFCGTSLQSFGVNPGGYIGYFDPASGSSKQFFGHDRTARRRFDLKAAEHSGRVYRRSHSEDGSVPGTPGLGLTAVGAAVGAVLGATQAGLSDTPQPVADPIRHVVVLMLENRSFDHMLGALRASFDADINGVDPDHPGTNADAPFNRTVAQQPIAQPFVRKNFNVPHEFVDVREQMSDRMAHFIDAYRKENQGSPEEDGDQVMAYFKDGDLPVLHTLAKNFLICDAWFSSLPGPTWPNRLFVHSGTSLGDVTMPNGLTPGTVEAFFGRYTQPTLYDSLDRAGVSWKIYHDSIPQSIVLNQLKPRFFGSGYQSMSAFHDACDGDEKDFPSYAFIEPRYFAGIFGVENDQHSPVGVPAGEQLIADVYNRIRANDDLWKSTLLIVTYDEHGGFYDHVTPPPTVAPDDYTDSANPFAFNQLGVRVPAILVSPWVKQGVDHTVYDHTSILRYACEKWGLPYLCRRIRPAPGVNAISSFAHALSLAEPREDTPERVVPAAGAQKAAAMMMANAPDAPARADDAVDAPDDFHGAQAALVAYAELLMKDAGGSATSTSPGFAASARAGDMNVAQEANDGSVAAGATDLPARAQAVEHWMVRSQGRAQQTAATPDAPSAPAAPVTTHGKRPRKTPRK encoded by the coding sequence ATGTTCCAGATCTCCGTCGTGAACCGGTCGAGCTCGATTGCGGAGCGCGAGATGCACCGCGTCGTGCGCGCAATCAACCGGCAGATTGCCGAAGACTTCGAGCCCTACTGGGCGTTCGGCGGTCGGCTGCGCGTCGACGGACCCGCCGGGCCGTCCGCATCGCTGGACCAGCTCGCGGAGCTGCGCGGCGATGCGATTCTCTACGTCGTCGATTCGGCCGCATCGCCTGATGCGCTCGGCTATCACGCACGCGACCTCGCGGGCATTCCATACGGCTTCGTTTATCTGGACCTGTGCCGCGCGCTCGGCGACGAATGGTCGACGACGCTGTCGCATGAAGCCCTCGAACTGATCGGCGATCCGCAGTGCAATCTGCTTGTTCAGGGACCCAATCCGGATGCGCCCGCACGCACGGTCTATCACTACTTCGAGATGTGCGATGCGGTGCAGGGGCAGAGCTACGAGATCGACGGCGTGTCGGTGTCGAACTTCGTGCTGCCGCCGTATTTCGCCGTCGGTACCGACGACAGTGTGCGTAACGATTTCTGCGGGACATCGCTACAGTCGTTCGGCGTGAATCCCGGGGGCTATATCGGCTATTTCGATCCGGCGTCGGGCAGCAGCAAACAGTTCTTCGGTCACGATCGCACTGCGCGGCGGCGCTTCGATCTGAAGGCGGCCGAGCATAGCGGTCGCGTGTATCGGCGCAGTCATTCGGAGGACGGTAGTGTGCCCGGCACACCGGGGCTGGGTCTGACTGCGGTCGGCGCTGCGGTCGGCGCCGTGCTCGGGGCGACACAGGCGGGACTGTCCGATACACCGCAGCCCGTTGCCGATCCGATTCGTCACGTCGTCGTGCTGATGCTCGAGAACCGCTCGTTCGATCACATGCTCGGCGCATTGCGCGCGAGCTTCGACGCCGACATCAACGGCGTCGATCCGGATCATCCGGGCACCAACGCCGATGCGCCGTTCAATCGCACGGTCGCGCAGCAGCCGATCGCGCAACCGTTCGTGCGCAAGAACTTCAATGTGCCTCATGAGTTCGTCGACGTGCGCGAGCAGATGAGCGACAGGATGGCGCATTTCATCGATGCGTACCGCAAGGAGAATCAAGGTTCGCCGGAGGAAGACGGCGACCAGGTGATGGCGTATTTCAAGGACGGCGATCTGCCGGTACTGCACACGCTGGCGAAGAATTTTCTGATCTGCGATGCGTGGTTTTCGTCGCTGCCTGGGCCGACGTGGCCGAACCGGCTCTTCGTGCATAGCGGCACGAGTCTCGGTGACGTCACGATGCCCAACGGCTTGACGCCGGGTACGGTCGAGGCGTTTTTCGGCCGCTATACGCAACCGACGCTCTACGACAGCCTCGACCGCGCAGGCGTGTCGTGGAAGATCTATCACGACAGCATTCCGCAATCGATCGTGCTGAACCAGCTCAAGCCGCGTTTCTTCGGTAGCGGCTATCAGTCGATGAGCGCTTTCCACGACGCATGCGACGGCGACGAAAAGGACTTCCCGTCGTATGCGTTCATCGAGCCGCGCTATTTTGCGGGCATCTTCGGCGTCGAGAACGATCAGCATTCGCCGGTAGGCGTGCCTGCGGGCGAGCAACTGATCGCCGACGTGTACAACCGCATTCGTGCGAACGACGATCTGTGGAAGTCCACGCTGCTGATCGTCACCTACGACGAGCACGGCGGCTTCTACGATCACGTGACGCCGCCACCGACCGTCGCCCCCGACGATTACACCGATTCCGCAAATCCGTTCGCGTTCAATCAGCTCGGCGTGCGTGTGCCTGCGATCCTGGTGTCGCCATGGGTGAAGCAGGGCGTCGATCACACCGTCTACGATCACACGAGCATCCTGCGCTATGCATGCGAAAAGTGGGGGCTGCCGTATCTGTGCCGACGCATCCGGCCGGCGCCTGGCGTGAATGCGATTTCGAGTTTTGCGCATGCGCTGTCGCTTGCGGAGCCGCGCGAGGACACGCCTGAGCGTGTCGTGCCTGCTGCGGGGGCGCAGAAGGCGGCTGCGATGATGATGGCGAATGCGCCGGATGCACCTGCGCGCGCTGACGATGCAGTGGATGCACCGGACGATTTTCATGGTGCGCAGGCCGCGCTCGTTGCATACGCGGAACTGCTGATGAAAGATGCTGGTGGGTCTGCCACGAGCACATCGCCTGGCTTCGCGGCGAGCGCGCGGGCGGGCGATATGAACGTCGCGCAAGAAGCGAATGACGGGAGCGTTGCTGCCGGCGCGACGGATCTGCCTGCCCGCGCGCAAGCCGTCGAGCACTGGATGGTCCGCTCGCAGGGGCGCGCGCAGCAGACCGCCGCCACACCCGATGCACCGAGCGCACCGGCCGCTCCAGTGACGACGCACGGCAAGCGCCCGCGCAAAACCCCGCGCAAATAG
- the phaP gene encoding phasin family protein (Members of this family are phasins (small proteins associated with inclusions such as PHA granules). Note that several different families of phasins have been named PhaP despite very little sequence similarity to each other.), with amino-acid sequence MEQPNPANPFGDFFKLLEQFKLPGFDVPAIMEARRKDVEALVTANQTALQGMQALAQKQQDMLRSTLGELQSLATQVSTSGGAPSAQTAELVQQTLHKALADMQQLAQAAYRSQAESYAVIAKRVDENVAELKALLQQKK; translated from the coding sequence ATGGAACAACCGAACCCGGCCAATCCGTTTGGCGACTTCTTCAAGCTGCTCGAACAGTTCAAGCTGCCGGGCTTCGATGTGCCCGCCATCATGGAAGCACGCCGTAAGGACGTCGAGGCGCTGGTGACCGCGAATCAGACGGCATTGCAGGGCATGCAGGCGCTCGCTCAGAAGCAGCAGGACATGCTGCGCAGCACGCTCGGCGAGCTGCAGTCGCTGGCTACGCAAGTGTCGACATCGGGTGGCGCGCCGTCGGCGCAGACTGCGGAACTGGTCCAGCAGACCTTGCACAAGGCGCTCGCGGACATGCAGCAACTCGCGCAGGCCGCGTACCGTTCGCAGGCAGAGTCGTATGCGGTGATCGCGAAACGGGTCGACGAGAATGTCGCCGAGTTGAAGGCGTTGTTGCAGCAGAAGAAGTAA
- a CDS encoding GMC family oxidoreductase, translating to MDLNKVRFSHNDGHVVVIIGSGAGGGTLANELAQKGIDVVVLEAGKLHTQADFLTDEWGAFQQLSWLDKRTTSGTWRVARDFPNLPAWICKTVGGTTTHWAGASLRIQPHEFQAKTHYGDIKDASLLDWPVTRADLDPYYDRAEKKMGVTRTNGLPGLPGNNNFKVMAAGAAKVGYKQCNTGHMAINSIVRDGRSHCFQRGFCFQGCRTGAKWSTLYTELPRAQATGHMELRTQAHVVRIETDTRGRAKEVVYYDGNGKLQRQKARIVSVAGNSIETPRLLLNSHSGRFPQGLANSSGQVGRNYMRHTTGSVYAVFENKVDMFKGTTMAGIIEDEAVFNPQRGFAGGYHLETISLGLPFYAAFLDPGAWGPKFTQAMDQYAYTAGLWIVGEDMPRADNRVTLNTDVKDQYGQPVANVHFDDHPNDEAMREHAFKQGSAVYEAAGAKTVYRVPPYPSTHNLGTARMSARPDDGVCNSFGQTHDVPNLFVSDGSQFTTGAAENPTLTIVTLAIRQADHIAAQMSRHAV from the coding sequence ATGGATCTGAACAAGGTACGGTTCTCGCACAACGACGGTCACGTCGTCGTGATTATCGGTTCCGGCGCCGGCGGCGGGACGCTCGCGAACGAACTCGCGCAGAAGGGCATCGACGTCGTCGTACTCGAAGCAGGCAAGCTGCACACGCAGGCCGATTTCCTTACCGACGAGTGGGGCGCATTCCAGCAACTCTCGTGGCTCGACAAACGGACAACATCGGGCACGTGGCGCGTCGCACGCGATTTTCCGAATCTGCCCGCGTGGATCTGCAAGACCGTCGGCGGCACGACGACACACTGGGCCGGCGCGAGCCTGCGCATCCAGCCGCACGAATTTCAGGCGAAGACGCATTACGGCGATATCAAGGACGCAAGCCTGCTCGACTGGCCGGTCACGCGCGCCGATCTCGATCCGTACTACGATCGCGCCGAGAAGAAGATGGGCGTGACACGCACGAACGGACTGCCTGGGCTACCCGGCAACAATAATTTCAAGGTGATGGCGGCGGGCGCGGCGAAGGTCGGCTACAAGCAGTGCAATACCGGGCACATGGCGATCAACAGCATCGTGCGCGACGGTCGAAGTCACTGTTTTCAACGGGGCTTCTGCTTTCAGGGCTGTCGTACCGGTGCGAAGTGGTCGACGCTCTACACCGAACTGCCGCGCGCGCAGGCGACCGGTCATATGGAACTGCGCACGCAGGCGCACGTGGTGCGCATCGAAACGGATACGCGCGGCCGCGCGAAAGAGGTCGTGTACTACGACGGCAACGGCAAGCTGCAGCGGCAGAAGGCACGCATCGTCTCGGTGGCCGGCAATTCGATCGAAACGCCGCGGCTGCTGCTGAACTCGCATTCCGGACGTTTTCCGCAGGGGCTCGCGAATTCGTCGGGGCAGGTCGGGCGTAACTACATGCGGCACACGACCGGCTCGGTGTATGCGGTGTTCGAGAACAAGGTCGACATGTTCAAGGGCACGACGATGGCCGGTATCATCGAAGACGAGGCGGTGTTCAATCCGCAGCGCGGTTTCGCGGGTGGGTATCACCTGGAGACGATTTCGCTCGGGTTGCCGTTCTACGCGGCGTTTCTCGATCCCGGCGCATGGGGACCGAAGTTCACGCAGGCGATGGACCAGTACGCGTACACGGCGGGCCTGTGGATCGTCGGCGAGGATATGCCGCGCGCGGACAACCGCGTGACGCTGAATACCGACGTGAAGGATCAGTACGGGCAGCCGGTCGCGAATGTGCATTTCGACGATCATCCGAACGACGAAGCGATGCGCGAGCATGCGTTCAAACAGGGCAGCGCGGTGTACGAAGCGGCCGGTGCGAAGACCGTCTATCGTGTGCCGCCGTATCCGTCGACGCATAATCTGGGTACCGCGCGGATGAGCGCACGGCCCGACGACGGCGTATGCAACAGCTTCGGCCAGACGCACGACGTGCCGAACCTGTTCGTGTCCGACGGCAGCCAGTTCACGACCGGCGCGGCGGAAAACCCGACGCTCACGATCGTCACGCTCGCGATCCGTCAGGCGGACCACATCGCCGCGCAGATGTCGCGGCATGCCGTGTAA
- a CDS encoding MarR family winged helix-turn-helix transcriptional regulator, whose amino-acid sequence MNKPPSYDECNCFALRQAARFVTQIYERHMGQVGVTAAQFSILAKLSRKPHLTMVELADSMVMERTTLVRALKPLQRDGLVKSEASEHDGRTFMFSLSKAGEATFEQAVIAWRAAQDEFESKFGKTRAKALRGELFDVTAA is encoded by the coding sequence ATGAACAAACCTCCTTCCTACGACGAGTGCAACTGCTTCGCGCTGCGGCAGGCGGCGCGTTTCGTCACGCAGATCTACGAGCGCCATATGGGGCAGGTCGGCGTGACGGCGGCGCAGTTCTCGATTCTCGCCAAGCTGTCGCGCAAACCGCATCTGACGATGGTCGAGCTCGCGGATTCGATGGTGATGGAGCGTACGACGCTCGTGCGCGCACTGAAGCCGTTGCAGCGCGATGGGCTGGTCAAGTCGGAAGCATCGGAGCATGACGGTCGCACGTTTATGTTCAGCCTGTCGAAAGCGGGCGAGGCAACGTTCGAGCAGGCCGTGATCGCATGGCGCGCGGCGCAGGACGAATTCGAAAGCAAGTTCGGCAAGACGCGCGCGAAGGCGCTGCGCGGCGAACTGTTCGAC